One Oncorhynchus kisutch isolate 150728-3 linkage group LG13, Okis_V2, whole genome shotgun sequence DNA window includes the following coding sequences:
- the LOC109902721 gene encoding circadian locomoter output cycles protein kaput isoform X2, producing the protein MTSSIGGDDASSIFDGLMEEDEKDKAKRVSRNKSEKKRRDQFNVLIKELGTMLPGNTRKMDKSTILQKSIDFLRKHKEIAAQSESSEIRQDWKPPFLSNEEFTQLMLEALDGFFLAIMTDGNIIYVSESVTSLLEHLPSDLVDQNLLNFLPLGEHSDVYKALSSHILEGETLTPEYLKTKNQLEFCCHMLRGTIDPKEPPVYEYVKFIGNFKSLNNVPNSTRNGLEGVIQRSLRPAFGDRVCFIATVRLAKPQFIKEMCTVEEPNEEFTSRHSLEWKFLFLDHRAPPIIGYLPFEVLGTSGYDYYHIDDLETLAKCHEHLMQYGKGKSCYYRFLTKGQQWIWLQTHYYITYHQWNSRPEFIVCTHTVVSYAEVRAEQRRELGIVEESPPEISAVDKSQDSGSESQHQLNTSSLKEALEGFDRSRTPSASSHSSRKSSSHTAISNPASPKLKTDRGTPGCQSVSAIEMTSQRRSSISSQQSMSSQHTQNTGQNMTPSMVPQQQPQQQQQQQLQQQQPPPQQQQLQIRPSVQFSTQLDAMQHLKDQLEQRTRMIEANIQRQQQELRQIQEELNKVQGHGLQMFLQPGTSGLSLGSVQLAHGTTMQPGGALTMHGQVVSAGSLQGSTPQQHTVQQQPQQQSQPQQQNLLRETSSVLSQSSVRSTHSLPPQQSALPASLYNTMMISQPNQANVVQIATSLAQNSSNNTAAMANFAQDRSGQIRYTMPPTGFPAGSQLLTKLVTGPMACGAVMVPTTMFMGQVVTAFTPQQGQTQTISIAQQQPQQQEQQAQSQAEATQQGLAQQQTQFLQGPRLLHGNQSTQLILQTAFPLQQQGAFASTQHQQQQQLQQQHQQQQQQLQQQQQQQQQQLQQQQQQEQQLASHRADSMSGRSSTQPQ; encoded by the exons AGTGTCCCGTAACAAGTCTGAGAAGAAGCGCAGAGACCAGTTCAATGTCCTCATCAAGGAGCTGGGTACCATGCTGCCAGGCAACACCCGAAAGATGGACAAGTCCACCATCTTACAGAAGAGCATCGACTTCCTACGCAAGCATAAAG AAATAGCTGCGCAGTCAGAGTCGAGTGAGATCCGACAGGACTGGAAACCTCCTTTTCTTAGTAATGAAGAGTTCACACAGCTGATGCTGGAG GCATTAGATGGCTTCTTCCTAGCAATTATGACAGATGGGAACATAATCTATGTCTCAGAGAGTGTTACATCTCTACTGGAACATCTTCCT TCTGACCTGGTGGATCAGAACCTGTTGAACTTCCTGCCCCTGGGGGAACATTCAGACGTGTATAAAGCCCTGTCATCTCACATACTGGAGGGAGAGACGCTAACGCCAGAGTATCTCAAGA CGAAAAACCAGTTAGAATTCTGTTGCCACATGCTCCGAGGGACGATCGACCCTAAAGAGCCTCCTGTGTATGAGTATGTTAAGTTCATCGGAAACTTCAAGTCCCTGAATAATG TGCCTAACTCAACTCGAAATGGCTTGGAAGGGGTGATCCAGCGGTCACTCCGGCCCGCTTTTGGGGACCGAGTCTGTTTCATAGCAACTGTGAGATTAGCCAAACCACAGTTTATCAAG GAGATGTGCACTGTTGAAGAACCCAATGAAGAATTCACCTCTAGACACAGCTTAGAATGGAAGTTCCTCTTCTTGGACCACAG GGCTCCGCCCATAATAGGTTACCTGCCGTTTGAGGTTCTGGGTACATCTGGATATGACTACTACCacatagatgacctggagacacTGGCCAAATGCCACGAACACT TAATGCAGTATGGGAAGGGGAAATCGTGCTACTACAGGTTTCTCACCAAAGGTCAACAGTGGATCTGGCTCCAGACCCATTATTACATCACCTACCACCAGTGGAACTCCAGGCCCGAGTTCATCGTCTGCACGCACACTGTCGTCAG CTATGCTGAGGTGAGGGCTGAACAGCGCAGAGAGCTGGGGATTGTTGAGGAGTCACCGCCAGAGATCTCTGCAGTAGATAAG TCTCAGGACTCTGGTTCTGAGTCTCAACACCAGCTCAACACCTCCAGTCTGAAGGAGGCCCTAGAGGGCTTTGACCGCAGCCGGACGCCCTCGGCCTCCTCACACAGCTCCCGCAAGTCCTCATCCCACACTGCCATCTCCAACCCAGCCT CACCTAAGCTTAAGACAGACAGGGGTACACCGGGATGCCAGTCCGTCTCTGCTATTGAGATGACATCACAGCGAAGATCATCCATCAGCAGTCAG CAATCGATGAGCTCCCAGCACACCCAGAACACAGGGCAGAACATGACCCCATCCATGGTTCCACAACAACAAccgcagcagcagcaacaacaacaactgcaacAGCAGCAACCACCACCTCAACAGCAGCAGCTTCAGATCCGGCCCAGTGTTCAG TTTTCCACCCAGCTGGACGCAATGCAGCACCTGAAGGATCAGCTGGAGCAGAGGACCAGGATGATCGAGGCCAACATccagaggcagcagcaggagcTCAGGCAGATCCAGGAAGAGCTCAACAAGGTGCAGGGCCATGGCCTACAG ATGTTTCTCCAGCCGGGTACAAGTGGGCTGAGCCTGGGCTCTGTGCAGCTGGCACACGGGACCACCATGCAGCCAGGGGGTGCTCTCACCATGCATGGCCAAGTGGTGTCTGCAGGCAGTCTGCAGGGCAGCACTCCACAGCAGCATACGGTCCAACAACAACCCCAGCAGCAGTCCCAGCCCCAACAACAGAACCTGTTACGAGAAACTAGCTCTGTCCTCTCACAGTCTTCAGTGCGGTCGACTCACTCTCTGCCGCCCCAGCAGAGTGCCCTGCCGGCTTCCCTCTACAACACCATGATGATCTCTCAGCCCAACCAGGCCAATGTGGTCCAGATCGCTACAAGCCTGGCCCAGAACAGCAGCAACAACACAGCTGCCATGGCAAACTTTGCCCAGGACCGCTCGGGACAGATCAGGTACACGATGCCACCAACAGG gTTCCCTGCTGGCTCTCAGTTGCTGACTAAGCTGGTGACTGGGCCGATGGCGTGTGGAGCGGTCATGGTCCCTACAACCATGTTCATGGGCCAGGTGGTGACAGCATTCACTCCTCAGCAGGGCCAGACTCAGACCATCAGCATTGCCCAGCAGCAACctcagcagcaggagcagcaggctCAGTCTCAGGCCGAAGCCACACAGCAAGGGCTGGCCCAGCAACAAACACAGTTCCTCCAG GGCCCTCGGCTGCTCCATGGAAACCAGTCCACCCAGTTGATCCTGCAAACGGCGTTCCCACTGCAGCAGCAAGGAGCCTTCGCCAGCACACaacaccagcagcagcagcagctacaacagcaacatcagcagcagcagcaacaactccagcagcagcaacaacaacagcaacaacagctccaacaacagcagcaacaggagcAGCAGCTGGCCTCTCACAGGGCAGATAGCATGTCAGGCCGCTCCAGCACACAGCCCCAGTAA
- the LOC109902721 gene encoding circadian locomoter output cycles protein kaput isoform X1, translated as MTSSIGGDDASSIFDGLMEEDEKDKAKRVSRNKSEKKRRDQFNVLIKELGTMLPGNTRKMDKSTILQKSIDFLRKHKEIAAQSESSEIRQDWKPPFLSNEEFTQLMLEALDGFFLAIMTDGNIIYVSESVTSLLEHLPSDLVDQNLLNFLPLGEHSDVYKALSSHILEGETLTPEYLKTKNQLEFCCHMLRGTIDPKEPPVYEYVKFIGNFKSLNNVPNSTRNGLEGVIQRSLRPAFGDRVCFIATVRLAKPQFIKEMCTVEEPNEEFTSRHSLEWKFLFLDHRAPPIIGYLPFEVLGTSGYDYYHIDDLETLAKCHEHLMQYGKGKSCYYRFLTKGQQWIWLQTHYYITYHQWNSRPEFIVCTHTVVSYAEVRAEQRRELGIVEESPPEISAVDKQSQDSGSESQHQLNTSSLKEALEGFDRSRTPSASSHSSRKSSSHTAISNPASPKLKTDRGTPGCQSVSAIEMTSQRRSSISSQQSMSSQHTQNTGQNMTPSMVPQQQPQQQQQQQLQQQQPPPQQQQLQIRPSVQFSTQLDAMQHLKDQLEQRTRMIEANIQRQQQELRQIQEELNKVQGHGLQMFLQPGTSGLSLGSVQLAHGTTMQPGGALTMHGQVVSAGSLQGSTPQQHTVQQQPQQQSQPQQQNLLRETSSVLSQSSVRSTHSLPPQQSALPASLYNTMMISQPNQANVVQIATSLAQNSSNNTAAMANFAQDRSGQIRYTMPPTGFPAGSQLLTKLVTGPMACGAVMVPTTMFMGQVVTAFTPQQGQTQTISIAQQQPQQQEQQAQSQAEATQQGLAQQQTQFLQGPRLLHGNQSTQLILQTAFPLQQQGAFASTQHQQQQQLQQQHQQQQQQLQQQQQQQQQQLQQQQQQEQQLASHRADSMSGRSSTQPQ; from the exons AGTGTCCCGTAACAAGTCTGAGAAGAAGCGCAGAGACCAGTTCAATGTCCTCATCAAGGAGCTGGGTACCATGCTGCCAGGCAACACCCGAAAGATGGACAAGTCCACCATCTTACAGAAGAGCATCGACTTCCTACGCAAGCATAAAG AAATAGCTGCGCAGTCAGAGTCGAGTGAGATCCGACAGGACTGGAAACCTCCTTTTCTTAGTAATGAAGAGTTCACACAGCTGATGCTGGAG GCATTAGATGGCTTCTTCCTAGCAATTATGACAGATGGGAACATAATCTATGTCTCAGAGAGTGTTACATCTCTACTGGAACATCTTCCT TCTGACCTGGTGGATCAGAACCTGTTGAACTTCCTGCCCCTGGGGGAACATTCAGACGTGTATAAAGCCCTGTCATCTCACATACTGGAGGGAGAGACGCTAACGCCAGAGTATCTCAAGA CGAAAAACCAGTTAGAATTCTGTTGCCACATGCTCCGAGGGACGATCGACCCTAAAGAGCCTCCTGTGTATGAGTATGTTAAGTTCATCGGAAACTTCAAGTCCCTGAATAATG TGCCTAACTCAACTCGAAATGGCTTGGAAGGGGTGATCCAGCGGTCACTCCGGCCCGCTTTTGGGGACCGAGTCTGTTTCATAGCAACTGTGAGATTAGCCAAACCACAGTTTATCAAG GAGATGTGCACTGTTGAAGAACCCAATGAAGAATTCACCTCTAGACACAGCTTAGAATGGAAGTTCCTCTTCTTGGACCACAG GGCTCCGCCCATAATAGGTTACCTGCCGTTTGAGGTTCTGGGTACATCTGGATATGACTACTACCacatagatgacctggagacacTGGCCAAATGCCACGAACACT TAATGCAGTATGGGAAGGGGAAATCGTGCTACTACAGGTTTCTCACCAAAGGTCAACAGTGGATCTGGCTCCAGACCCATTATTACATCACCTACCACCAGTGGAACTCCAGGCCCGAGTTCATCGTCTGCACGCACACTGTCGTCAG CTATGCTGAGGTGAGGGCTGAACAGCGCAGAGAGCTGGGGATTGTTGAGGAGTCACCGCCAGAGATCTCTGCAGTAGATAAG CAGTCTCAGGACTCTGGTTCTGAGTCTCAACACCAGCTCAACACCTCCAGTCTGAAGGAGGCCCTAGAGGGCTTTGACCGCAGCCGGACGCCCTCGGCCTCCTCACACAGCTCCCGCAAGTCCTCATCCCACACTGCCATCTCCAACCCAGCCT CACCTAAGCTTAAGACAGACAGGGGTACACCGGGATGCCAGTCCGTCTCTGCTATTGAGATGACATCACAGCGAAGATCATCCATCAGCAGTCAG CAATCGATGAGCTCCCAGCACACCCAGAACACAGGGCAGAACATGACCCCATCCATGGTTCCACAACAACAAccgcagcagcagcaacaacaacaactgcaacAGCAGCAACCACCACCTCAACAGCAGCAGCTTCAGATCCGGCCCAGTGTTCAG TTTTCCACCCAGCTGGACGCAATGCAGCACCTGAAGGATCAGCTGGAGCAGAGGACCAGGATGATCGAGGCCAACATccagaggcagcagcaggagcTCAGGCAGATCCAGGAAGAGCTCAACAAGGTGCAGGGCCATGGCCTACAG ATGTTTCTCCAGCCGGGTACAAGTGGGCTGAGCCTGGGCTCTGTGCAGCTGGCACACGGGACCACCATGCAGCCAGGGGGTGCTCTCACCATGCATGGCCAAGTGGTGTCTGCAGGCAGTCTGCAGGGCAGCACTCCACAGCAGCATACGGTCCAACAACAACCCCAGCAGCAGTCCCAGCCCCAACAACAGAACCTGTTACGAGAAACTAGCTCTGTCCTCTCACAGTCTTCAGTGCGGTCGACTCACTCTCTGCCGCCCCAGCAGAGTGCCCTGCCGGCTTCCCTCTACAACACCATGATGATCTCTCAGCCCAACCAGGCCAATGTGGTCCAGATCGCTACAAGCCTGGCCCAGAACAGCAGCAACAACACAGCTGCCATGGCAAACTTTGCCCAGGACCGCTCGGGACAGATCAGGTACACGATGCCACCAACAGG gTTCCCTGCTGGCTCTCAGTTGCTGACTAAGCTGGTGACTGGGCCGATGGCGTGTGGAGCGGTCATGGTCCCTACAACCATGTTCATGGGCCAGGTGGTGACAGCATTCACTCCTCAGCAGGGCCAGACTCAGACCATCAGCATTGCCCAGCAGCAACctcagcagcaggagcagcaggctCAGTCTCAGGCCGAAGCCACACAGCAAGGGCTGGCCCAGCAACAAACACAGTTCCTCCAG GGCCCTCGGCTGCTCCATGGAAACCAGTCCACCCAGTTGATCCTGCAAACGGCGTTCCCACTGCAGCAGCAAGGAGCCTTCGCCAGCACACaacaccagcagcagcagcagctacaacagcaacatcagcagcagcagcaacaactccagcagcagcaacaacaacagcaacaacagctccaacaacagcagcaacaggagcAGCAGCTGGCCTCTCACAGGGCAGATAGCATGTCAGGCCGCTCCAGCACACAGCCCCAGTAA
- the LOC109902721 gene encoding circadian locomoter output cycles protein kaput isoform X3, whose translation MTSSIGGDDASSIFDGLMEEDEKDKAKRVSRNKSEKKRRDQFNVLIKELGTMLPGNTRKMDKSTILQKSIDFLRKHKEIAAQSESSEIRQDWKPPFLSNEEFTQLMLEALDGFFLAIMTDGNIIYVSESVTSLLEHLPSDLVDQNLLNFLPLGEHSDVYKALSSHILEGETLTPEYLKTKNQLEFCCHMLRGTIDPKEPPVYEYVKFIGNFKSLNNVPNSTRNGLEGVIQRSLRPAFGDRVCFIATVRLAKPQFIKEMCTVEEPNEEFTSRHSLEWKFLFLDHRAPPIIGYLPFEVLGTSGYDYYHIDDLETLAKCHEHLMQYGKGKSCYYRFLTKGQQWIWLQTHYYITYHQWNSRPEFIVCTHTVVSYAEVRAEQRRELGIVEESPPEISAVDKQSQDSGSESQHQLNTSSLKEALEGFDRSRTPSASSHSSRKSSSHTAISNPASPKLKTDRGTPGCQSVSAIEMTSQRRSSISSQQSMSSQHTQNTGQNMTPSMVPQQQPQQQQQQQLQQQQPPPQQQQLQIRPSVQFSTQLDAMQHLKDQLEQRTRMIEANIQRQQQELRQIQEELNKVQGHGLQMFLQPGTSGLSLGSVQLAHGTTMQPGGALTMHGQVVSAGSLQGSTPQQHTVQQQPQQQSQPQQQNLLRETSSVLSQSSVRSTHSLPPQQSALPASLYNTMMISQPNQANVVQIATSLAQNSSNNTAAMANFAQDRSGQIRFPAGSQLLTKLVTGPMACGAVMVPTTMFMGQVVTAFTPQQGQTQTISIAQQQPQQQEQQAQSQAEATQQGLAQQQTQFLQGPRLLHGNQSTQLILQTAFPLQQQGAFASTQHQQQQQLQQQHQQQQQQLQQQQQQQQQQLQQQQQQEQQLASHRADSMSGRSSTQPQ comes from the exons AGTGTCCCGTAACAAGTCTGAGAAGAAGCGCAGAGACCAGTTCAATGTCCTCATCAAGGAGCTGGGTACCATGCTGCCAGGCAACACCCGAAAGATGGACAAGTCCACCATCTTACAGAAGAGCATCGACTTCCTACGCAAGCATAAAG AAATAGCTGCGCAGTCAGAGTCGAGTGAGATCCGACAGGACTGGAAACCTCCTTTTCTTAGTAATGAAGAGTTCACACAGCTGATGCTGGAG GCATTAGATGGCTTCTTCCTAGCAATTATGACAGATGGGAACATAATCTATGTCTCAGAGAGTGTTACATCTCTACTGGAACATCTTCCT TCTGACCTGGTGGATCAGAACCTGTTGAACTTCCTGCCCCTGGGGGAACATTCAGACGTGTATAAAGCCCTGTCATCTCACATACTGGAGGGAGAGACGCTAACGCCAGAGTATCTCAAGA CGAAAAACCAGTTAGAATTCTGTTGCCACATGCTCCGAGGGACGATCGACCCTAAAGAGCCTCCTGTGTATGAGTATGTTAAGTTCATCGGAAACTTCAAGTCCCTGAATAATG TGCCTAACTCAACTCGAAATGGCTTGGAAGGGGTGATCCAGCGGTCACTCCGGCCCGCTTTTGGGGACCGAGTCTGTTTCATAGCAACTGTGAGATTAGCCAAACCACAGTTTATCAAG GAGATGTGCACTGTTGAAGAACCCAATGAAGAATTCACCTCTAGACACAGCTTAGAATGGAAGTTCCTCTTCTTGGACCACAG GGCTCCGCCCATAATAGGTTACCTGCCGTTTGAGGTTCTGGGTACATCTGGATATGACTACTACCacatagatgacctggagacacTGGCCAAATGCCACGAACACT TAATGCAGTATGGGAAGGGGAAATCGTGCTACTACAGGTTTCTCACCAAAGGTCAACAGTGGATCTGGCTCCAGACCCATTATTACATCACCTACCACCAGTGGAACTCCAGGCCCGAGTTCATCGTCTGCACGCACACTGTCGTCAG CTATGCTGAGGTGAGGGCTGAACAGCGCAGAGAGCTGGGGATTGTTGAGGAGTCACCGCCAGAGATCTCTGCAGTAGATAAG CAGTCTCAGGACTCTGGTTCTGAGTCTCAACACCAGCTCAACACCTCCAGTCTGAAGGAGGCCCTAGAGGGCTTTGACCGCAGCCGGACGCCCTCGGCCTCCTCACACAGCTCCCGCAAGTCCTCATCCCACACTGCCATCTCCAACCCAGCCT CACCTAAGCTTAAGACAGACAGGGGTACACCGGGATGCCAGTCCGTCTCTGCTATTGAGATGACATCACAGCGAAGATCATCCATCAGCAGTCAG CAATCGATGAGCTCCCAGCACACCCAGAACACAGGGCAGAACATGACCCCATCCATGGTTCCACAACAACAAccgcagcagcagcaacaacaacaactgcaacAGCAGCAACCACCACCTCAACAGCAGCAGCTTCAGATCCGGCCCAGTGTTCAG TTTTCCACCCAGCTGGACGCAATGCAGCACCTGAAGGATCAGCTGGAGCAGAGGACCAGGATGATCGAGGCCAACATccagaggcagcagcaggagcTCAGGCAGATCCAGGAAGAGCTCAACAAGGTGCAGGGCCATGGCCTACAG ATGTTTCTCCAGCCGGGTACAAGTGGGCTGAGCCTGGGCTCTGTGCAGCTGGCACACGGGACCACCATGCAGCCAGGGGGTGCTCTCACCATGCATGGCCAAGTGGTGTCTGCAGGCAGTCTGCAGGGCAGCACTCCACAGCAGCATACGGTCCAACAACAACCCCAGCAGCAGTCCCAGCCCCAACAACAGAACCTGTTACGAGAAACTAGCTCTGTCCTCTCACAGTCTTCAGTGCGGTCGACTCACTCTCTGCCGCCCCAGCAGAGTGCCCTGCCGGCTTCCCTCTACAACACCATGATGATCTCTCAGCCCAACCAGGCCAATGTGGTCCAGATCGCTACAAGCCTGGCCCAGAACAGCAGCAACAACACAGCTGCCATGGCAAACTTTGCCCAGGACCGCTCGGGACAGATCAG gTTCCCTGCTGGCTCTCAGTTGCTGACTAAGCTGGTGACTGGGCCGATGGCGTGTGGAGCGGTCATGGTCCCTACAACCATGTTCATGGGCCAGGTGGTGACAGCATTCACTCCTCAGCAGGGCCAGACTCAGACCATCAGCATTGCCCAGCAGCAACctcagcagcaggagcagcaggctCAGTCTCAGGCCGAAGCCACACAGCAAGGGCTGGCCCAGCAACAAACACAGTTCCTCCAG GGCCCTCGGCTGCTCCATGGAAACCAGTCCACCCAGTTGATCCTGCAAACGGCGTTCCCACTGCAGCAGCAAGGAGCCTTCGCCAGCACACaacaccagcagcagcagcagctacaacagcaacatcagcagcagcagcaacaactccagcagcagcaacaacaacagcaacaacagctccaacaacagcagcaacaggagcAGCAGCTGGCCTCTCACAGGGCAGATAGCATGTCAGGCCGCTCCAGCACACAGCCCCAGTAA
- the LOC109902721 gene encoding circadian locomoter output cycles protein kaput isoform X4 — MTSSIGGDDASSIFDGLMEEDEKDKAKRVSRNKSEKKRRDQFNVLIKELGTMLPGNTRKMDKSTILQKSIDFLRKHKEIAAQSESSEIRQDWKPPFLSNEEFTQLMLEALDGFFLAIMTDGNIIYVSESVTSLLEHLPSDLVDQNLLNFLPLGEHSDVYKALSSHILEGETLTPEYLKTKNQLEFCCHMLRGTIDPKEPPVYEYVKFIGNFKSLNNVPNSTRNGLEGVIQRSLRPAFGDRVCFIATVRLAKPQFIKEMCTVEEPNEEFTSRHSLEWKFLFLDHRAPPIIGYLPFEVLGTSGYDYYHIDDLETLAKCHEHLMQYGKGKSCYYRFLTKGQQWIWLQTHYYITYHQWNSRPEFIVCTHTVVSYAEVRAEQRRELGIVEESPPEISAVDKSQDSGSESQHQLNTSSLKEALEGFDRSRTPSASSHSSRKSSSHTAISNPASPKLKTDRGTPGCQSVSAIEMTSQRRSSISSQQSMSSQHTQNTGQNMTPSMVPQQQPQQQQQQQLQQQQPPPQQQQLQIRPSVQFSTQLDAMQHLKDQLEQRTRMIEANIQRQQQELRQIQEELNKVQGHGLQMFLQPGTSGLSLGSVQLAHGTTMQPGGALTMHGQVVSAGSLQGSTPQQHTVQQQPQQQSQPQQQNLLRETSSVLSQSSVRSTHSLPPQQSALPASLYNTMMISQPNQANVVQIATSLAQNSSNNTAAMANFAQDRSGQIRFPAGSQLLTKLVTGPMACGAVMVPTTMFMGQVVTAFTPQQGQTQTISIAQQQPQQQEQQAQSQAEATQQGLAQQQTQFLQGPRLLHGNQSTQLILQTAFPLQQQGAFASTQHQQQQQLQQQHQQQQQQLQQQQQQQQQQLQQQQQQEQQLASHRADSMSGRSSTQPQ; from the exons AGTGTCCCGTAACAAGTCTGAGAAGAAGCGCAGAGACCAGTTCAATGTCCTCATCAAGGAGCTGGGTACCATGCTGCCAGGCAACACCCGAAAGATGGACAAGTCCACCATCTTACAGAAGAGCATCGACTTCCTACGCAAGCATAAAG AAATAGCTGCGCAGTCAGAGTCGAGTGAGATCCGACAGGACTGGAAACCTCCTTTTCTTAGTAATGAAGAGTTCACACAGCTGATGCTGGAG GCATTAGATGGCTTCTTCCTAGCAATTATGACAGATGGGAACATAATCTATGTCTCAGAGAGTGTTACATCTCTACTGGAACATCTTCCT TCTGACCTGGTGGATCAGAACCTGTTGAACTTCCTGCCCCTGGGGGAACATTCAGACGTGTATAAAGCCCTGTCATCTCACATACTGGAGGGAGAGACGCTAACGCCAGAGTATCTCAAGA CGAAAAACCAGTTAGAATTCTGTTGCCACATGCTCCGAGGGACGATCGACCCTAAAGAGCCTCCTGTGTATGAGTATGTTAAGTTCATCGGAAACTTCAAGTCCCTGAATAATG TGCCTAACTCAACTCGAAATGGCTTGGAAGGGGTGATCCAGCGGTCACTCCGGCCCGCTTTTGGGGACCGAGTCTGTTTCATAGCAACTGTGAGATTAGCCAAACCACAGTTTATCAAG GAGATGTGCACTGTTGAAGAACCCAATGAAGAATTCACCTCTAGACACAGCTTAGAATGGAAGTTCCTCTTCTTGGACCACAG GGCTCCGCCCATAATAGGTTACCTGCCGTTTGAGGTTCTGGGTACATCTGGATATGACTACTACCacatagatgacctggagacacTGGCCAAATGCCACGAACACT TAATGCAGTATGGGAAGGGGAAATCGTGCTACTACAGGTTTCTCACCAAAGGTCAACAGTGGATCTGGCTCCAGACCCATTATTACATCACCTACCACCAGTGGAACTCCAGGCCCGAGTTCATCGTCTGCACGCACACTGTCGTCAG CTATGCTGAGGTGAGGGCTGAACAGCGCAGAGAGCTGGGGATTGTTGAGGAGTCACCGCCAGAGATCTCTGCAGTAGATAAG TCTCAGGACTCTGGTTCTGAGTCTCAACACCAGCTCAACACCTCCAGTCTGAAGGAGGCCCTAGAGGGCTTTGACCGCAGCCGGACGCCCTCGGCCTCCTCACACAGCTCCCGCAAGTCCTCATCCCACACTGCCATCTCCAACCCAGCCT CACCTAAGCTTAAGACAGACAGGGGTACACCGGGATGCCAGTCCGTCTCTGCTATTGAGATGACATCACAGCGAAGATCATCCATCAGCAGTCAG CAATCGATGAGCTCCCAGCACACCCAGAACACAGGGCAGAACATGACCCCATCCATGGTTCCACAACAACAAccgcagcagcagcaacaacaacaactgcaacAGCAGCAACCACCACCTCAACAGCAGCAGCTTCAGATCCGGCCCAGTGTTCAG TTTTCCACCCAGCTGGACGCAATGCAGCACCTGAAGGATCAGCTGGAGCAGAGGACCAGGATGATCGAGGCCAACATccagaggcagcagcaggagcTCAGGCAGATCCAGGAAGAGCTCAACAAGGTGCAGGGCCATGGCCTACAG ATGTTTCTCCAGCCGGGTACAAGTGGGCTGAGCCTGGGCTCTGTGCAGCTGGCACACGGGACCACCATGCAGCCAGGGGGTGCTCTCACCATGCATGGCCAAGTGGTGTCTGCAGGCAGTCTGCAGGGCAGCACTCCACAGCAGCATACGGTCCAACAACAACCCCAGCAGCAGTCCCAGCCCCAACAACAGAACCTGTTACGAGAAACTAGCTCTGTCCTCTCACAGTCTTCAGTGCGGTCGACTCACTCTCTGCCGCCCCAGCAGAGTGCCCTGCCGGCTTCCCTCTACAACACCATGATGATCTCTCAGCCCAACCAGGCCAATGTGGTCCAGATCGCTACAAGCCTGGCCCAGAACAGCAGCAACAACACAGCTGCCATGGCAAACTTTGCCCAGGACCGCTCGGGACAGATCAG gTTCCCTGCTGGCTCTCAGTTGCTGACTAAGCTGGTGACTGGGCCGATGGCGTGTGGAGCGGTCATGGTCCCTACAACCATGTTCATGGGCCAGGTGGTGACAGCATTCACTCCTCAGCAGGGCCAGACTCAGACCATCAGCATTGCCCAGCAGCAACctcagcagcaggagcagcaggctCAGTCTCAGGCCGAAGCCACACAGCAAGGGCTGGCCCAGCAACAAACACAGTTCCTCCAG GGCCCTCGGCTGCTCCATGGAAACCAGTCCACCCAGTTGATCCTGCAAACGGCGTTCCCACTGCAGCAGCAAGGAGCCTTCGCCAGCACACaacaccagcagcagcagcagctacaacagcaacatcagcagcagcagcaacaactccagcagcagcaacaacaacagcaacaacagctccaacaacagcagcaacaggagcAGCAGCTGGCCTCTCACAGGGCAGATAGCATGTCAGGCCGCTCCAGCACACAGCCCCAGTAA